Proteins encoded within one genomic window of Veillonellales bacterium:
- a CDS encoding sodium ion-translocating decarboxylase subunit beta: protein FSGGKVNPLIGSAGVSAVPMAARVSQIVGQKANPGNFLLMHAMGPNVAGVIGTAVAAGTMLAMLK from the coding sequence ATTTCAGCGGCGGGAAGGTGAATCCGCTGATCGGCTCGGCAGGCGTGTCGGCAGTGCCGATGGCCGCCAGGGTCAGTCAGATCGTCGGGCAGAAAGCCAATCCCGGCAATTTCCTGCTGATGCATGCCATGGGACCGAACGTGGCCGGTGTTATCGGTACTGCTGTAGCCGCCGGCACGATGCTGGCAATGCTGAAATAA
- a CDS encoding ArsB/NhaD family transporter yields the protein MNDFAFWGSVIVFLITYAIIISEKIPRMVIAMAGGLVMVLLGFLSQETAIKDNIDFNTLGLLIGMMILVAITRRTGIFEAVALWSASLTRGDPRRLLALLSLITAAASAFLDNVTTVLLIVPVTLTLTDKLQVTPVPYLISEIIASNIGGTATLIGDPPNIMIGSAARLTFNDFFIQLAPVCLLILFVTIGLLLLVYRKDMGVDENHRQAVLELDFKDEIRDWSLLRKSLLVLGLTIMGFALHGVLQLESATIALAGAVLLLLLSGEEPEDILLHIEWPTIFFFVGLFVLVGGLKATGVIGMLAGWILTITQGNIMATSLLILWVSAIASAFIDNIPFVATMIPMLQEMGRISGLNLAPVWWSLSLGACLGGNGTLIGASANVVVAGIADKHGIPLTFRQYTKIAFPLMIVSIVISHIYIYWRYF from the coding sequence TTGAATGATTTTGCGTTTTGGGGGTCTGTTATTGTTTTTCTTATCACCTATGCCATAATCATTTCGGAAAAAATTCCCCGAATGGTCATCGCTATGGCCGGCGGATTGGTTATGGTGCTGTTAGGCTTTTTAAGCCAGGAAACGGCGATTAAAGATAATATCGATTTTAATACCCTTGGCCTTTTAATCGGGATGATGATCCTGGTTGCTATCACCCGCCGGACAGGAATTTTTGAGGCCGTTGCCCTATGGTCCGCATCGCTCACCAGAGGCGATCCGCGGCGCCTGCTGGCATTACTGTCGCTGATAACGGCTGCTGCGTCGGCGTTTCTTGATAATGTGACGACCGTTTTGCTGATTGTGCCGGTAACGCTTACGCTGACGGATAAGCTGCAAGTCACGCCGGTTCCTTATTTGATTTCTGAAATTATCGCTTCCAATATTGGCGGTACGGCGACTTTGATTGGCGATCCGCCGAATATTATGATTGGCAGTGCGGCCAGACTTACTTTTAACGATTTTTTCATTCAGCTGGCGCCTGTCTGCTTACTTATCTTGTTTGTAACTATCGGGCTGCTGCTCCTGGTATACCGCAAAGATATGGGAGTTGATGAAAATCATCGCCAAGCTGTTCTGGAGCTGGATTTTAAAGATGAAATAAGGGACTGGTCCTTGCTGCGTAAATCGCTGTTGGTTCTTGGGTTGACAATTATGGGATTTGCACTGCATGGTGTTTTGCAGCTTGAATCCGCCACCATTGCTTTAGCGGGGGCTGTTTTGCTGCTGCTTCTCAGCGGTGAGGAACCGGAGGATATCCTGCTCCATATTGAATGGCCTACCATTTTTTTCTTTGTGGGATTATTTGTTCTTGTCGGCGGCTTGAAGGCAACGGGCGTGATTGGAATGCTGGCAGGCTGGATTTTAACGATAACCCAGGGAAATATAATGGCGACTTCATTGCTTATTTTATGGGTATCGGCCATTGCCTCTGCCTTTATTGATAATATTCCTTTTGTCGCCACGATGATTCCCATGCTGCAGGAAATGGGGCGAATATCCGGGTTGAATTTAGCGCCGGTTTGGTGGTCGCTGTCGCTGGGCGCGTGTCTCGGCGGCAACGGGACGCTAATAGGAGCTTCCGCTAACGTTGTTGTTGCCGGAATTGCCGATAAGCACGGGATCCCACTGACTTTTCGGCAATACACGAAGATTGCCTTTCCTTTAATGATCGTCTCCATCGTTATTTCCCATATTTATATTTATTGGCGTTATTTCTGA
- a CDS encoding ArsB/NhaD family transporter: MIFLYDAAFYGSIIIFTATYIMIIWEKIHRMVAAMTGGIIMLLLGFLSQATAIRDDIDFNTLGLLIGMMILVTITRRTGVFEAAAIWAAAVAKGYPLRLLALLSVITAFASALLDNVTTVLLIVPVTITLTDKLQINPVPFLLAEIIASNIGGTATLIGDPPNIMIGSAAGLSFNAFADNLAPVSILILLVTIGILVLLYRKDLQVEEINRQNILKLRYQDEISDRQLLKKSLTVLGLTVAGFGLHGVFHIESATVALAGAMLLMLISRVEPEEILLHIEWPTIFFFAGLFVLVGGLKATGVIKALAQWSLAITQGQVMETSLLVLWLSAIASAFIDNIPFVATMIPLLQEMGQMSGLNLEPVWWSLALGACLGGNGTLIGASANVIVAGLAEKNGISLTFRQFFKVAFPLMLLSILICHGYVYLRYFQ, translated from the coding sequence ATGATTTTTTTGTACGATGCTGCTTTTTACGGTTCGATTATCATTTTTACTGCCACTTATATCATGATCATTTGGGAGAAAATCCACCGCATGGTCGCCGCCATGACCGGGGGAATCATTATGCTGCTGCTGGGATTCTTGAGTCAGGCAACAGCGATTAGGGATGATATTGATTTTAATACCCTGGGATTATTAATCGGTATGATGATTCTTGTGACGATTACCCGGCGTACCGGTGTTTTTGAGGCGGCGGCCATTTGGGCGGCTGCTGTGGCAAAAGGGTATCCTCTCCGGTTATTGGCGCTGCTGTCGGTGATTACGGCTTTTGCGTCAGCCTTATTGGATAATGTGACGACGGTTTTATTGATTGTACCGGTCACAATTACGTTGACAGACAAACTGCAGATCAATCCGGTGCCATTTTTGCTGGCTGAAATTATTGCCTCTAATATCGGCGGCACGGCCACGCTGATTGGCGATCCTCCCAATATTATGATTGGCAGTGCCGCCGGTCTGAGCTTCAATGCTTTTGCCGATAACCTGGCGCCGGTGAGTATTTTAATCTTATTGGTAACGATTGGTATTCTAGTTTTGCTCTACAGAAAGGACTTGCAGGTTGAGGAAATAAACCGCCAGAACATATTAAAACTGCGCTATCAGGACGAAATCAGCGACCGGCAGCTGCTGAAGAAGTCGTTGACCGTACTGGGGCTTACGGTCGCCGGGTTTGGACTGCACGGCGTATTCCATATTGAATCGGCGACAGTTGCGCTGGCCGGCGCCATGCTGCTGATGCTGATCAGCAGGGTAGAGCCGGAAGAAATATTGCTGCATATTGAATGGCCGACTATTTTCTTTTTTGCCGGTCTGTTTGTTCTGGTTGGCGGATTGAAAGCTACCGGAGTCATCAAGGCTCTGGCGCAATGGAGCCTGGCTATAACACAGGGGCAGGTAATGGAAACATCGCTGCTGGTTCTTTGGCTGTCCGCCATTGCCTCGGCTTTTATTGACAACATTCCCTTTGTAGCCACGATGATTCCCCTGCTGCAGGAAATGGGACAAATGTCCGGACTTAATCTGGAACCGGTATGGTGGTCTTTAGCATTAGGCGCTTGTCTTGGCGGGAATGGCACACTAATCGGCGCGTCAGCCAATGTTATTGTGGCCGGACTTGCAGAAAAAAATGGGATTTCCCTTACCTTTCGTCAGTTTTTTAAAGTGGCGTTTCCACTTATGCTGTTGTCAATTTTAATTTGCCACGGCTACGTGTATTTACGATATTTCCAATAG
- the citG gene encoding triphosphoribosyl-dephospho-CoA synthase CitG: MSEQGITLQDILAANDRRQLRQQTMREKYGTALASITLNIPGPVKDGPRLRQLLNYAIGRLRAGLKILAEDRIYPATGPEALLAVEDDAEAVKQIALATEENHSFGRLLDIDVFTAAGELLSRRRTGQGRTCLLCGEPAVNCMRGRRHSSVELQQAVGKLLAEFQAYQSREVSLTAEKIGGLAVEAMLYEAASTPAPGLVDRVNSGAHRDMDFYSFMASSAALSFTMARTAQAGFSHNGLPLPALLPVLRLIGREGEAAMLAATGGVNTQKGLLFSLGIITAAAGWLRGGGLQCTAASVLAAAAEIVSGIVERELGSVAAKEESQLTAGERLYRDYGVTGIRGELAAGLPAVGDQALPALRKALTAGFTINDALIHTLLVLMTCVEDTTVMNRHDPATMRQWVREKAQAVLDAGGMGTVKGREKAAALDDEFIARNVSPGGTADLLAVTWFLHRLEEVKE, translated from the coding sequence TTGTCTGAACAAGGAATTACCCTGCAGGATATATTGGCGGCTAACGATCGGCGACAGCTGCGGCAGCAGACTATGCGGGAAAAATACGGCACTGCATTGGCCAGCATTACCCTTAATATACCGGGTCCGGTAAAAGACGGGCCCCGGCTTCGCCAACTGCTGAATTATGCAATCGGTCGGCTGCGGGCCGGTTTAAAAATACTGGCAGAAGACCGGATTTACCCGGCTACCGGGCCGGAAGCGCTGTTAGCAGTGGAAGACGACGCCGAAGCTGTTAAGCAAATAGCGCTGGCAACAGAGGAAAACCATTCTTTTGGCCGGCTATTGGATATTGATGTGTTTACGGCAGCAGGAGAATTATTGTCCCGCCGGCGGACGGGACAGGGACGAACCTGTCTGCTATGCGGTGAACCGGCAGTAAACTGTATGCGTGGCAGGCGTCATAGTTCCGTTGAACTGCAGCAGGCGGTTGGAAAGCTTTTGGCTGAATTTCAGGCGTATCAGTCACGGGAAGTTAGCCTGACTGCGGAAAAAATCGGCGGACTGGCGGTGGAAGCCATGTTGTATGAGGCAGCTTCCACACCGGCTCCGGGATTAGTCGACCGGGTGAACAGCGGTGCTCACCGGGATATGGATTTTTACAGCTTTATGGCCAGTTCGGCGGCTCTCAGTTTCACTATGGCCCGTACGGCTCAGGCCGGGTTCAGTCATAACGGGCTGCCGCTGCCGGCGCTGCTGCCGGTATTGCGGCTCATCGGCCGGGAGGGTGAAGCTGCCATGCTGGCTGCTACCGGTGGGGTAAATACCCAAAAAGGATTGCTGTTTTCTTTAGGAATTATCACGGCTGCAGCCGGCTGGCTGCGTGGCGGCGGTTTGCAGTGTACCGCAGCCTCAGTATTGGCTGCTGCGGCGGAAATTGTGAGCGGAATTGTTGAGCGGGAACTGGGTTCCGTTGCGGCAAAGGAAGAATCCCAGCTTACGGCGGGAGAGCGGCTGTACCGGGACTATGGCGTTACCGGTATCCGGGGGGAGCTGGCCGCCGGGCTGCCGGCTGTGGGCGATCAGGCACTGCCGGCACTGCGGAAAGCGTTAACGGCCGGATTTACGATTAATGACGCCTTAATTCATACATTGTTGGTTTTAATGACTTGTGTGGAAGATACGACGGTAATGAACCGGCATGATCCCGCTACAATGCGTCAGTGGGTTAGGGAAAAAGCGCAGGCGGTGCTTGACGCCGGAGGAATGGGAACAGTTAAAGGCAGGGAAAAGGCTGCCGCGCTGGATGATGAATTTATCGCCCGGAATGTGAGTCCGGGAGGAACGGCGGATCTGCTGGCGGTGACCTGGTTTCTGCACCGTCTGGAAGAGGTAAAAGAATAA
- a CDS encoding tetratricopeptide repeat protein, translating to MNRKDALRLFGKSGGTMEQMTAAKYIGAGVALAEKGELREAALSFCQAVKVEPDLPEAYQRLGEALISLEYWDNAQKCFCRVIELDPSYAAAYNYLGVVLKQKNRLDEAEECYRQAIRQKPDYAEAFHNLGNCLKAEDRFAEAETAYRRALELKPDLFDSRFSLGTLYLLLGQYEKGWKLYDSRMVWQDKFRLDIPIWQGETLTGRKILLFYEQGFGDMIQFVRYAYPVAALAETTVWIQRPLERLLSGTQNVFAVCQSRGEIKPEQFDFACSLMSLPAKLNSAAATVPNHVPYLRGANDIAAKWRERIGREAGNCRKVGVVWAGNPGHSDDKNRSIPFELFRRLFTVDGVFWVSLQVGKKQAALTGSAGNLFDCSAELVDFAETAGVIANLDLVIAVDTAVAHLAGAMGKETWVLLPFRPDWRWGLGREDSTWYPTMRLFRQYAPGDWQTVLERVKAALRKIV from the coding sequence ATGAACCGGAAAGACGCGCTGCGGCTTTTCGGGAAAAGTGGGGGGACCATGGAGCAAATGACGGCGGCAAAGTATATCGGTGCCGGAGTGGCGCTGGCGGAAAAAGGCGAACTGCGGGAAGCCGCCTTATCCTTCTGCCAGGCGGTTAAGGTCGAGCCGGATCTGCCGGAGGCTTATCAGCGGCTGGGCGAGGCATTGATTTCCCTGGAGTATTGGGATAACGCCCAAAAGTGCTTCTGCCGGGTGATTGAATTAGATCCTAGCTATGCGGCAGCTTATAATTATTTAGGAGTGGTTTTAAAGCAAAAAAATCGTCTGGATGAAGCGGAAGAATGCTATCGCCAGGCGATCCGGCAGAAGCCCGATTATGCGGAGGCTTTTCATAATCTGGGGAATTGTCTGAAAGCGGAAGACCGCTTTGCCGAAGCGGAAACCGCTTATCGCCGGGCACTGGAACTGAAGCCGGATCTTTTTGACTCCCGCTTTTCGCTGGGAACGTTATATTTGCTGTTGGGGCAGTATGAGAAAGGTTGGAAATTATACGATTCGCGAATGGTCTGGCAAGACAAATTTCGCTTGGACATTCCGATTTGGCAGGGAGAAACGTTGACGGGGCGTAAGATACTGCTGTTTTATGAACAGGGGTTTGGCGATATGATTCAATTTGTCCGGTATGCCTATCCGGTCGCGGCGCTGGCGGAAACAACCGTATGGATTCAGCGGCCCTTGGAACGGCTGCTTTCCGGTACGCAAAATGTTTTTGCCGTTTGTCAGAGCCGCGGCGAAATCAAGCCGGAACAATTCGATTTTGCCTGCTCGCTGATGAGTCTGCCGGCTAAGCTGAATTCAGCGGCTGCAACGGTGCCGAATCATGTTCCGTATCTACGTGGGGCAAATGACATTGCGGCGAAATGGCGGGAAAGGATTGGCCGGGAGGCTGGCAATTGCAGGAAAGTGGGAGTGGTCTGGGCGGGAAATCCCGGTCATTCCGACGACAAGAACCGTTCGATCCCATTTGAATTATTTCGCCGGTTGTTTACTGTTGACGGCGTATTTTGGGTCAGTCTTCAGGTGGGGAAAAAGCAAGCGGCACTAACCGGTTCAGCCGGGAACCTGTTTGATTGCTCGGCAGAATTGGTGGATTTCGCGGAAACGGCAGGAGTCATCGCGAATCTGGATCTGGTCATTGCTGTTGATACCGCCGTGGCTCATTTGGCGGGAGCCATGGGAAAAGAAACCTGGGTGCTGCTGCCTTTCCGGCCGGATTGGCGCTGGGGGCTGGGAAGAGAAGACAGTACCTGGTATCCAACGATGCGCCTTTTTCGACAGTATGCGCCCGGTGATTGGCAAACGGTACTGGAAAGGGTAAAAGCCGCTTTGCGGAAGATTGTATGA
- a CDS encoding multidrug efflux MFS transporter → MEFWQKNLVVCWFAVFIVSSGMSQMAPILPLYIEHLGIHDPASIAKWSGIVFGSNFISLAIFSPIWGKFADKYGRKPMVLRASLWLSLIVISMGFVHNVYQLTGLRIMQGALSGFQAAVVTLIATQTPKERSGWALGVIFSGQVGGTLLGPLFGGYLVEIIGFRENFIAMGSLCFVAFIACCLFIKEQPVTTSRENLNFHDVWQRLSRPEVTVCLFITTLVMQLALMSIQPIVTVYIAQLSAETTHIALISGAVFAASGLASILAAPQLGRISDRIGPQKVLLASLITAGFLFIPQAFVRYSWQLGVLRFLLGGAIAGLLPSINSLIRQNTSEEITGRIFGYNQSAQFLGMFLGSVLGGQMAAAYSIQSVFFFTGALLMLNAFWAYHTIYKKTAE, encoded by the coding sequence ATGGAATTTTGGCAAAAAAATTTAGTTGTTTGCTGGTTTGCTGTATTTATTGTATCATCGGGAATGAGCCAGATGGCTCCTATACTACCCTTGTATATCGAACATCTCGGTATTCATGATCCGGCGTCGATTGCAAAGTGGTCGGGTATTGTATTCGGCAGTAATTTTATCAGTCTGGCCATTTTTTCGCCGATCTGGGGTAAATTTGCCGACAAATATGGCCGAAAACCGATGGTGCTGCGGGCGAGCCTTTGGCTGTCGCTTATTGTGATCAGCATGGGGTTTGTTCACAATGTGTATCAATTAACCGGACTGCGGATTATGCAGGGGGCGCTCTCCGGTTTTCAAGCCGCGGTGGTTACGTTAATTGCGACCCAAACCCCCAAAGAGCGATCCGGCTGGGCATTGGGGGTTATCTTCAGCGGACAAGTGGGAGGCACATTGCTGGGGCCTTTGTTTGGCGGATACTTGGTAGAAATCATCGGATTTCGGGAAAATTTTATCGCTATGGGATCATTGTGCTTCGTAGCGTTTATTGCCTGCTGTTTATTTATTAAGGAACAGCCGGTGACCACCAGCCGGGAGAACCTCAATTTTCATGACGTGTGGCAGCGCCTCTCCCGGCCTGAGGTGACGGTATGCTTGTTTATTACCACCCTTGTCATGCAGCTGGCGCTTATGTCGATACAGCCGATTGTTACTGTCTATATTGCTCAGCTGTCGGCGGAAACGACTCATATTGCGCTTATTTCCGGCGCGGTTTTTGCTGCTTCCGGCCTTGCCAGCATACTTGCCGCCCCGCAGCTGGGAAGAATTTCGGATCGAATCGGACCGCAGAAGGTACTGCTGGCATCGCTGATAACAGCGGGATTTCTTTTTATTCCCCAGGCTTTTGTCCGGTATTCCTGGCAGCTGGGGGTGCTGCGGTTTTTGCTGGGAGGGGCGATAGCAGGATTGCTGCCTTCCATTAACAGCTTGATCAGGCAGAATACATCGGAGGAAATTACCGGCCGGATTTTTGGCTATAATCAGTCGGCTCAGTTTCTCGGCATGTTTTTAGGCTCGGTGCTTGGCGGACAAATGGCGGCTGCGTATAGTATTCAATCTGTATTTTTCTTTACCGGGGCATTATTAATGCTGAATGCATTTTGGGCTTACCATACGATATACAAAAAGACGGCTGAATGA
- a CDS encoding HD domain-containing protein gives MAAKMMAVKDVTPGSVLADSVLSIKGKVLLGKNIILTPRHISLLEAWDVQSVFIQGDEEESPAEPAETAVPAEESGEYVQFSQKYDSIVANTDQTFTIIRKRRIIPVVHLKKTAGDIRSSIVANSFKIMNYLLANDCRLADFISRHSVSVAYFAGIIARQMKWKEEDVEGVALAGLLHDVGNLTAADVHDFRAQANIAEAARLLRTTTGLSSEVILGIIQHRESVNSTGRVAGEHGSKIHPYAKVIAVADYFHNMAYKDTCANPFPVLDLLAAKMFSSLDPDVCQLFISRVRDSLLNNKVLLSDGQEAELIFFNPNKYSLPVVKTADNRIVDLSRCNDLKIQQLASPKIERGADK, from the coding sequence ATGGCGGCAAAAATGATGGCAGTCAAAGATGTAACCCCGGGAAGCGTTCTTGCCGATTCGGTGCTTTCGATTAAAGGAAAAGTGCTGCTGGGGAAAAATATTATATTGACACCCAGACATATTTCTTTGTTGGAGGCCTGGGATGTTCAAAGCGTATTTATCCAGGGCGATGAAGAAGAATCACCGGCTGAACCGGCAGAAACAGCCGTTCCTGCCGAAGAATCCGGCGAATATGTTCAGTTCAGTCAGAAATATGATTCTATTGTCGCCAATACGGATCAGACCTTTACTATTATCCGCAAACGGAGGATTATTCCGGTCGTTCATCTGAAAAAAACGGCCGGAGACATTCGTTCTTCTATTGTCGCCAATAGTTTTAAAATCATGAATTATTTATTGGCTAATGATTGCCGATTAGCCGATTTTATTTCCCGTCATTCGGTAAGTGTGGCTTATTTTGCCGGAATCATTGCCCGTCAAATGAAATGGAAGGAAGAGGATGTGGAGGGAGTGGCTCTTGCCGGATTGCTCCACGATGTAGGAAATTTGACGGCGGCCGACGTTCATGATTTTCGGGCACAGGCCAATATTGCCGAAGCGGCCCGGCTGCTTCGCACGACGACGGGACTTTCCAGCGAAGTGATTTTAGGGATTATCCAACACCGTGAAAGTGTGAACAGCACCGGACGGGTTGCGGGAGAACATGGTTCTAAGATCCATCCCTATGCCAAAGTGATTGCAGTGGCCGATTATTTCCATAACATGGCGTACAAAGATACATGCGCCAATCCTTTTCCGGTTCTGGATTTGCTTGCCGCGAAAATGTTCAGCTCCCTGGATCCGGATGTTTGTCAGCTGTTTATCAGCCGGGTGCGGGACAGCTTGTTAAATAATAAAGTACTGCTTTCCGACGGACAGGAAGCGGAACTTATCTTTTTTAATCCCAATAAATATAGCCTGCCGGTAGTAAAAACTGCCGATAATCGGATTGTTGATTTGTCCCGGTGCAATGATTTGAAAATTCAGCAGCTTGCTTCCCCAAAAATAGAACGGGGAGCCGATAAATAA
- a CDS encoding response regulator has protein sequence MVKSSIGGGSVKILIVDDEKFNLVMARDIIEAHVENQEILLCQSPEQVMELLAQQDIGIVLLDIMMPKVNGIEILKDIRRKDEYNDIQIIMFTGVADKESFRLCFENGANDFISKPINVIEFTARMRAAVKARKNVLMLRNMFNKTAEQYNELQQANRSMKSMQEQLIQQEKLASLGEMAAGVAHEINNPIGFVSSNLETMGKYLAKIKEILALYRNFSLMAGAETVGRQELLQAKQRLEETEEKQKMDMILADIGPIIEESKDGVNRVTKIVRSLRNFARTGLEDEMAMSDLNQIIEEALLIVRNEVKYAANVEKKLGTIPNILCDKGQIGQVLVNIFVNAAQAIKSQKRNELGTIFVETCTDDIYVVGKITDDGPGIPPEYLGRIFDPFFTTKEVGGGTGLGLSIAYGIIKKHGGELLAESEAGKGASFTIKIPYRDKALQ, from the coding sequence ATGGTAAAATCTTCGATTGGTGGTGGTTCGGTGAAGATACTGATTGTCGATGATGAAAAGTTCAATCTTGTGATGGCCAGGGACATTATCGAAGCCCATGTGGAAAATCAGGAAATTTTATTATGCCAGTCACCGGAACAGGTGATGGAACTATTGGCGCAGCAGGATATCGGCATTGTGCTTTTGGACATTATGATGCCGAAAGTGAACGGAATTGAGATTCTTAAAGATATCAGGCGTAAGGATGAGTATAATGACATCCAGATTATTATGTTTACCGGAGTTGCAGACAAGGAAAGTTTCCGGCTCTGTTTTGAAAATGGGGCCAATGACTTTATCAGTAAACCAATTAATGTCATAGAATTTACGGCCAGGATGCGGGCAGCCGTAAAAGCAAGAAAGAATGTGCTGATGCTTAGGAACATGTTTAACAAGACGGCGGAACAATATAATGAACTGCAGCAGGCAAACCGGAGCATGAAAAGTATGCAGGAACAGCTGATTCAGCAGGAAAAACTGGCTTCGCTGGGGGAAATGGCAGCCGGAGTCGCCCATGAAATCAATAACCCGATTGGGTTTGTCAGCAGTAATCTGGAAACAATGGGGAAATACTTGGCTAAAATCAAAGAAATATTGGCTCTTTACAGAAATTTTTCCCTTATGGCCGGAGCGGAAACGGTCGGCCGCCAGGAACTGCTTCAGGCAAAACAACGGTTGGAGGAAACAGAGGAAAAGCAAAAAATGGATATGATTCTTGCGGACATCGGCCCAATCATTGAGGAATCGAAGGACGGAGTCAACCGGGTTACCAAGATTGTGCGCAGCTTGCGGAATTTCGCCCGGACCGGGCTGGAAGATGAGATGGCGATGAGTGATTTGAACCAGATCATTGAAGAAGCGCTGCTGATTGTGCGCAATGAAGTAAAGTATGCTGCCAATGTCGAAAAGAAGCTAGGCACAATACCAAATATCTTATGCGATAAAGGCCAGATCGGGCAGGTGCTGGTGAATATTTTCGTTAATGCGGCTCAGGCCATAAAAAGCCAGAAACGCAATGAATTAGGAACGATTTTCGTTGAAACCTGCACCGATGATATTTATGTCGTAGGCAAAATAACGGATGACGGACCCGGGATTCCGCCGGAATACTTAGGCCGGATTTTTGATCCCTTTTTTACGACAAAAGAGGTAGGCGGCGGAACGGGATTGGGTCTCAGTATTGCTTACGGCATTATAAAAAAACATGGCGGCGAACTTCTGGCGGAAAGTGAAGCCGGCAAAGGCGCCTCTTTTACGATAAAAATTCCATACAGGGATAAGGCATTGCAGTGA
- a CDS encoding response regulator: MTEKKNAVLFVDDEPHILSSIRRAAMDESFEAMFAGSGQEALEIFEKREISVIVTDMRMPGMDGLTLLKIIKEKYPQTVRIVLSGYTQLSQVLATVNQADIFQFIPKPWSMEEELLAGVRRGIKQFNLAAERDSLRDRLVQKNQAYRNIFRELEQRFAEEKQDLANLKKIYHWIFAFWKKNLELGSKYLEENKTAVSGYTDVIEAIMDNYLEVLPTAVEAKTVAKVIEEIVTASAGQISVQPGYNGDEKISGYASLLVMVCKSILTLIAPSPEGKVVCDVKIAAASGESGSPVIIVRTPLPPELSPLQQNRLKIGCSLLNEMGKAYRMGVKLEIAEEVKSIQIIWQTEASRREA; encoded by the coding sequence GTGACGGAAAAGAAAAATGCGGTCTTATTTGTCGATGATGAACCACATATTCTCAGTTCGATTCGCCGGGCAGCGATGGATGAATCTTTTGAAGCTATGTTTGCCGGCAGCGGCCAGGAAGCACTGGAAATTTTTGAAAAGCGGGAGATCAGCGTTATTGTAACCGATATGCGGATGCCGGGAATGGACGGACTGACTCTTCTCAAAATAATAAAGGAAAAATATCCGCAAACGGTACGGATTGTCTTGTCCGGGTATACCCAGCTGTCTCAGGTATTGGCCACGGTGAACCAGGCGGATATATTTCAATTTATCCCGAAGCCCTGGAGTATGGAAGAAGAACTTTTGGCCGGGGTGCGCCGGGGGATTAAGCAGTTTAATCTTGCGGCAGAGCGGGACAGCCTGCGGGACCGGCTGGTGCAAAAAAATCAGGCTTACCGGAATATTTTTCGCGAGCTGGAACAGAGGTTTGCCGAGGAAAAGCAAGACCTGGCGAATTTAAAAAAAATTTATCACTGGATATTTGCGTTTTGGAAGAAAAATTTAGAACTGGGTTCAAAGTATCTTGAGGAAAATAAAACTGCTGTTTCCGGGTATACCGATGTTATTGAAGCAATTATGGACAACTATCTGGAGGTTCTGCCCACAGCCGTTGAAGCGAAAACGGTGGCAAAGGTTATTGAAGAGATTGTAACTGCTTCTGCGGGACAGATTAGTGTTCAACCGGGTTACAACGGCGACGAAAAAATTTCCGGCTACGCATCACTTCTGGTGATGGTATGTAAGAGCATCCTGACACTAATTGCTCCCAGTCCGGAAGGAAAAGTGGTCTGCGATGTAAAAATTGCCGCGGCGTCCGGTGAGTCCGGTTCACCGGTTATTATTGTCAGAACGCCGTTGCCGCCGGAATTGTCCCCTTTGCAGCAAAACAGACTTAAAATTGGCTGTTCGCTGTTAAACGAAATGGGAAAAGCTTATCGTATGGGGGTGAAGCTGGAGATTGCAGAGGAAGTCAAATCGATTCAAATTATTTGGCAGACAGAAGCCAGCAGGAGAGAAGCATAA